The Candidozyma auris chromosome 1, complete sequence genome includes a region encoding these proteins:
- the RCY1 gene encoding Rcy1p: MAQVIWNADIDVYNPSVIPLSVAKTIAWFLDVPDLLSFSKISRNTYKAVNDPQLWIDKLDKMGVWQTGLLARRDELVGLKFEWLDDPLTCLERIYKIPKIAKYQVLRIRRSLHIFYADLQENVPYEKLKLFKSFHTPQEQSKILSNLLKYNAMNPEETVRSIVGEKITDLLEIFENALLRELEIHFDIQDYERTREFVEILVELKNEQTLIDFFLQKVCFDNDTTKFLSSDAFDVNEFFVIKPTGDLLADSTKEDEDTPTQWILNEARLDVFIQDLANVFNDVSRVIDLIFPQTIPMMYKVSEELISNQLQDVILVLVSTSKERGTYFEMVTRLYVKLTEGFLQKLNPSENVGESYVRLTRSLLDVSYESIAAEYLNEEKAAFKQQCSEKIAEWRENMVQRERETTEKILKHVKVESKNDFLSSFKKVFTITGNSQDNTKTDNGEQIMNYSKVQAQAKILAENIKSLRSVFSPELSLNVLNDTKTSLARLLSFDDYTVSALRFDTYAAMQEEFINVVDGISNNHLREGFDKALKYLKDYNPRDVSIVDNDKKTAIEPLVIFFEAINMADVIVQMIDIFYKEEIMQRKLSKHENSVLNPSLQSKKSAEALVDKYVADGLHIGIDVLFKEIESVYISRLKDSDYNPPPSKVHVLEGPTVAAQHAVQILDDNIDLLVDCADKPIVEVFQQEVAERFFQVIVKCLKRSTISEDGAVTLISDLNLYYDFIVTHVKSNKRMIFPLFQALKKVGSIYLIGGEDAKAIGQLISDLTKFNGIFSQEEIYEFVQRRADWPLIKKHVQKVMYGLSLIDCSIV, translated from the coding sequence ATGGCCCAAGTCATCTGGAATGCCGATATCGACGTGTATAATCCGCTGGTGATTCCATTGCTGGTGGCCAAAACCATCGCCTGGTTTCTTGATGTACCCGATTTGCTTCTGTTCTCGAAAATATCAAGAAACACCTACAAAGCAGTCAATGACCCGCAACTCTGGATCGATAAGCTAGATAAGATGGGCGTGTGGCAAACAGGACTACTTGCACGACGAGATGAGCTCGTGGGCTTGAAGTTTGAGTGGCTAGACGACCCATTGACGTGTTTGGAGAGAATATACAAGATCCCCAAAATCGCAAAGTATCAGGTCCTCCGAataagaagaagcttgcaCATATTCTACGCTGACTTACAAGAGAACGTTCCGtatgagaagctcaagctcTTTAAGAGCTTCCACACCCCGCAAGAGCAGTCAAAAATATTAAGCAATCTCTTGAAGTACAATGCCATGAACCCCGAAGAAACAGTACGCAGTATCGTGGGTGAAAAGATCACCGACCTACTAGAGATCTTTGAAAATGCGTTACTACGAGAGCTAGAGATTCACTTTGATATTCAGGACTACGAGAGAACACGAGAGTTCGTGGAGATTCTTGTcgaattgaagaatgagcAAACCCTTATAGActtttttctccaaaaaGTGTGCTTTGATAACGATACTACCAAGTTTCTCAGTCTGGACGCATTTGACGTAAACGAGTTTTTTGTTATCAAGCCGActggtgatcttctcgCCGATCTGACCAAGGAGGACGAGGATACACCAACGCAATGGATCTTAAATGAGGCCAGGCTAGATGTTTTTATTCAggacttggccaacgtTTTTAATGACGTTTCGAGAGTAATTGATTTAATCTTTCCTCAGACAATTCCTATGATGTACAAGGTCAGCGAAGAGTTAATTTCTAATCAACTCCAAGACGTAATCCTTGTTTTAGTGTCCACATCGAAGGAACGTGGAACTTACTTTGAAATGGTTACACGGCTTTATGTGAAGCTTACAGAGGGCTTcctccaaaaactcaatCCAAGTGAAAACGTCGGCGAAAGCTATGTGCGTTTGACAAGACTGCTTCTTGACGTTTCGTATGAATCAATTGCCGCTGAATATTTGAATGAGGAGAAAGCTGCTTTCAAGCAGCAATGCTCTGAGAAAATTGCCGAGTGGCGAGAAAACATGGTCCAAAGGGAAAGGGAGACTACCGAGAAAATTCTTAAGCACGTAAAGGTAGAGTCCAAAAATGACTTCTTACTGAGTTTCAAAAAGGTATTCACCATTACCGGGAACAGTCAGGATAATACAAAGACTGACAATGGGGAACAGATTATGAATTACTCAAAGGTACAGGCACAGGCTAAAATTTTGGCCGAGAACATCAAGTCTTTACGAAGCGTCTTCAGTCCGGAATTGTCTCTCAATGTTCTCAATGATACAAAGACATCCCTTGCCCGACTCCTTCTGTTTGATGACTACACCGTGTCTGCATTGCGTTTCGATACATATGCAGCAATGCAAGAAGAGTTCATCAATGTCGTCGACGGAATATCCAATAACCATCTTAGAGAGGGATTCGACAAGGCTTTAAAATACCTCAAGGATTACAATCCAAGAGACGTGTCTATAGTTGATAATGACAAGAAAACTGCAATCGAGCCCCTTgtcattttctttgaagccaTTAACATGGCGGATGTGATTGTTCAAATGATTGATATTTTTTACAAAGAGGAAATTATGCAGAGAAAATTGCTGAAGCACGAAAACCTGGTTCTCAATCCGTCGTTGCAAAGTAAGAAATCTGCGGAGGCTCTTGTTGACAAGTATGTGGCCGACGGTTTGCACATCGGTATTGATGTATTGTTCAAAGAAATAGAGTCGGTTTACATCTCTCGTTTAAAAGACTCGGACTACAATCCACCACCGTCTAAGGTTCATGTTCTCGAGGGCCCCACAGTTGCTGCACAACATGCGGTACAGATACTTGATGATAATATCGATTTGCTTGTCGATTGTGCTGATAAACCCATTGTTGAGGTTTTTCAACAAGAGGTTGCTGAGCGCTTCTTTCAAGTCATAGTGAAGTGCTTGAAACGAAGTACTATTTCAGAGGATGGTGCTGTGACGCTCATTTCTGACCTCAATCTTTACTACGACTTCATTGTTACACACGTTAAAAGCAACAAACGCATGATCTTTCCATTGTTCCAGGCTTTGAAAAAGGTTGGCTCGATTTATTTGAttggtggagaagatgCTAAAGCCATCGGGCAACTCATCAGCGACTTGACGAAGTTTAATGGTATTTTCAGCCAGGAGGAAATCTATGAGTTTGTACAAAGGAGGGCGGATTGGCCTTTAATCAAGAAGCATGTGCAGAAAGTCATGTACGGATTAAGCCTTATCGATTGCAGTATTgtttga
- the PAP1 gene encoding polynucleotide adenylyltransferase PAP1: protein MSTKAYGVTGPVSLSNPTQQEISLNDALIGELKARGSFESEQATRKRVDVLALMQKMVQEFVFKVSKKRNMSDGMAKDAGGKIFTFGSYRLGVYGPGSDIDTLVVVPKHVLREDFFTVFEEILRARPELEEISSVPDAYVPIIKLEFDGISIDLIFARLNVSRVPLDMSLDDKNLLKNIEEKDLRSLNGTRVTDEILTLVPKPTVFKHALRCIKMWAQQRAVYANVFGFPGGVAWAMLVARICQLYPNAVSATIIQKFFTIYTKWNWPQPVLLKPIEDGPLQVRVWNPRIYPHDRQHRMPVITPAYPSMCATHNITSSTQKVILKEIARGAEIMDQIVSGHKSWSDLFQRHTFFHDYKFYLCIVGATIGTDEDHHKWSGLIESKLRILVQKLEVADGIALAHPYVKSFSTSYCLNDEKVEDVLGAYGNLSGESFLSSLKELSGESKINCGDASDAEEKTTRIIHLTKLFIGLDVSLVREVGGVKKLDIQYPCSEFYNLCKSSPSFEEGVNFIQIKNVKLHDLPSDVYEEGETRPVKSGKKRKKDAGAEQLKRPKGLTPTAAA from the coding sequence ATGTCCACAAAAGCTTACGGCGTGACAGGTCCCGTCTCGCTCTCAAACCCAACTCAGCAAGAGATAAGTTTAAATGACGCTCTCATAGGCGAGCTCAAAGCTAGGGGTTCATTCGAAAGTGAACAAGCAACTAGAAAGCGAGTCGATGTGCTCGCgttgatgcaaaaaatggTTCAAGAGTTTGTCTTTAAAGTATCCAAAAAACGAAATATGAGCGATGGAATGGCAAAAGATGCTGGCGGAAAGATTTTCACCTTTGGCTCCTATCGGCTTGGTGTGTATGGTCCGGGATCAGATATTGACACATTGGTAGTGGTCCCTAAGCATGTCTTACGCGaagacttcttcactgTTTTTGAGGAAATTCTCAGAGCGCGTCCTGAATTAGAAGAGATCTCATCCGTTCCTGATGCCTATGTTCCAATCATTAAGCTTGAATTCGATGGTATCTCAATCGACTTGATTTTCGCTCGCCTTAATGTTTCACGCGTTCCTTTGGACATGAGTCTTGATGATAAGAACTTGTTAAAGAACATAGAGGAAAAGGATTTGAGATCTTTAAACGGAACTCGTGTCACTGATGAAATTTTGACACTTGTACCCAAGCCGACAGTATTCAAGCATGCCTTAAGATGTATCAAAATGTGGGCTCAACAAAGAGCAGTTTATGCGAACGTGTTTGGTTTTCCAGGGGGTGTTGCTTGGGCAATGCTCGTAGCAAGGATTTGTCAGTTGTACCCTAACGCCGTGAGTGCCACTATTATTCAGAAGTTTTTCACCATCTACACCAAATGGAACTGGCCGCAGCCTGTTCTACTCAAACCGATCGAAGATGGTCCCCTCCAGGTTCGTGTCTGGAACCCAAGAATTTATCCGCATGACAGACAACATAGAATGCCAGTTATAACGCCGGCTTACCCATCAATGTGTGCGACGCACAATATAACGAGCTCAACTCAAAAAGTTATCCTAAAAGAGATCGCCAGGGGTGCCGAAATAATGGACCAAATTGTATCCGGTCATAAATCATGGTCGGACTTATTTCAAAGACACACATTCTTTCATGATTACAAATTCTACTTGTGCATAGTGGGAGCCACGATAGGTACAGATGAAGATCACCATAAGTGGAGCGGTCTCATCGAAAGTAAATTGAGGATCCTTGTAcaaaagcttgaagttGCGGATGGCATTGCACTTGCTCATCCATATGTCAAGTCATTTTCTACATCATATTGTCTCAATGAcgaaaaagttgaagatgtctTGGGCGCCTATGGAAATCTCCTGGGTGAGCTGTTTTTGAGTAGCTTGAAGGAGCTATCAGGTGAAAGTAAAATCAACTGTGGAGATGCCTCTGatgctgaagagaaaacgACAAGGATCATACATCTCACAAAACTCTTTATTGGACTCGACGTCAGTCTCGTGCGAGAAGTAGGTGGggtcaagaagcttgatATACAATATCCTTGCTCTGAATTTTACAACCTCTGCAAAAGTTCACCTCtgtttgaagaaggagtgAACTTTATACAGATAAAAAACGTTAAGTTGCACGACTTGCCTAGTGATGTATATGAGGAAGGAGAGACTCGGCCAGTCAAGAGTGGTAAAAAGCGCAAAAAAGATGCCGGTGcagagcaattgaagagacCTAAGGGATTGACACCCACTGCCGCTGCTTAA
- the PIKA gene encoding 1-phosphatidylinositol 4-kinase — MVEEADKLYKEINSVDFDVFQCVSYLRRYSDEIGVHYYLTQKLRSFKYDDLEFLIPQLLQLLISFETNSMALEDFILEYCARYTHFSLIVFWQLQAYVFELKDEPKSYSFQVVRNLINKLQDILFNPSEVPQKPQFRENLHPSLVLCGALAASIGLPQIHDYTKPLLSTQGRQQRSFVFKLANFQKVLTRNLTLKNQKMSGEGRSAQSDDEGGIHHPQADLKPERHSESSARYKKLSSSSFASDESEFYTSDDELDTSSKPLRRYHSFTGKSLNPESESVTLLKHMEKKLSVESVIRPTSLSLSIDSPHHISHSMPDLVSSSSTKDIGDLSLSSEEIFRYGESQRDKQIYKSETSSSDLVDPVRYLKSNYSKNVTEFILALQNVSLRLSQLPKEARLSALRAELSIINDTLLPAEVDIPQLLPHTSTRNKKHHKLLKLSVNEACVLNSAERVPFLMFVEFLSDEIDFNPSSTSNRILLQKRSMSTHHSLNYRTTPTLSTENRSMQSASQNFEADLSEMKTSHSPYLDPEQSKSGISHMDVLEKVSGNSSNSIDAASKTRADQMRIAAVMLQQLEASGQSTSEQSSAIKNRIIESMIALQDQFESIDYEKFNHLKGNDPDAGERKLENDFKLAEDWHAKRQRIRKSSIYGKLPNWDLCSVIAKNGSDLPQEAFACQLITMISNIWTTKQIPSWTKRMKILITSANTGLVETITNAISIHSIKKSLTEISIRAGENTKGRIFTLKDYFEKLFGDPSSAAYRCAQENFARSLASYSIICYVLQIKDRHNGNIMLDDEGHIIHIDFGFLLSNSPGSLGFEAAPFKLTMEYVDLLDGPESELFQYFKKLCKDCFKALREESDRIINMVEIMQKDSSLPCFNNGDNTSVLLKNRLQPQLKDEEIDSFVEVSLIGKSLGSMYTRLYDQFQLITQGIYS, encoded by the coding sequence ATGGTCGAGGAAGCTGATAAGTTGTACAAAGAGATCAACTCTGTTGATTTCGACGTATTTCAATGTGTCAGTTATCTACGTCGCTATTCTGACGAAATTGGTGTTCACTATTACCTAACGCAAAAGCTTCGACTGTTCAAGTATGACGACTTGGAGTTTTTAATACCCcaacttttgcaacttttgaTATCGTTCGAAACCAATTCGATGGCATTGGAGGATTTCATATTGGAATACTGCGCAAGATATACTCATTTCAGTCTAATTGTTTTTTGGCAGTTGCAAGCTTATGTGTTTGAACTCAAAGATGAACCAAAATCATACTCGTTTCAGGTCGTTCGAAATTTAATAAACAAGCTTCAGGACATTTTGTTTAATCCATCCGAAGTTCCTCAGAAGCCTCAATTTCGGGAAAACTTGCACCCATCACTAGTGCTCTGTGGCGCATTGGCAGCATCAATAGGATTACCTCAAATTCATGACTACACGAAACCGCTTTTGTCAACACAAGGTCGTCAGCAGAGATCATTCGTTTTCAAACTTgcaaattttcaaaaagtctTGACAAGAAATCTAACATtaaaaaaccaaaagatGTCTGGTGAAGGCAGGTCTGCTCAGTCcgatgatgaaggtggGATACACCATCCACAAGCAGATCTCAAACCTGAGCGTCATTCTGAATCATCAGCTCGTTATAAAAAGCTTTCAAGCTCAAGTTTTGCATCTGACGAGTCTGAGTTTTATACCAGTGACGATGAATTAGacacttcttcaaaaccGCTTAGAAGATATCATTCCTTCACTGGCAAAAGTCTCAATCCTGAATCGGAAAGTGtgactcttttgaaacACATGGAGAAAAAGTTGAGTGTGGAGTCGGTGATTCGGCCAACTAGCTTGTCCTTATCAATAGATCTGCCTCATCATATTTCACATTCCATGCCTGATTTGGTCTCCTCGTCCTCTACGAAGGATATTGGAGATCTCAGCTTGTCAAGTGAGGAAATTTTTCGATACGGtgaaagccaaagagacaaaCAGATTTATAAACTGGAAACATCGTCTAGTGACTTAGTTGATCCTGTCAGGTATTTGAAATCAAATTATTCAAAAAATGTGACAGAATTCATCTTGGCGTTACAAAATGTATCCTTACGGTTATCACAGCTCCCAAAGGAAGCCCGTCTATCTGCTTTAAGAGCAGAACTTTCCATCATAAATGACACACTTCTTCCCGCAGAGGTCGACATTCCCCAGCTTCTCCCCCATACGAGcacaagaaacaagaaacaTCACAAGCTATTGAAGCTTAGTGTAAATGAAGCTTGCGTACTTAATTCTGCAGAAAGAGTTCCATTTTTAATGtttgttgaatttcttAGTGATGAGATTGATTTCaatccttcatcaacttcgaATAGGATATTATTACAGAAACGCTCCATGTCAACTCACCATTCCTTGAACTATAGAACAACGCCCACGTTGAGTACAGAAAACAGGCTGATGCAAAGCGCTTCACAGAACTTTGAAGCAGATTTGAGTGAGATGAAGACATCTCATTCCCCATATCTCGATCCTGAACAAAGCAAGTCTGGTATCTCGCATATGGACGTACTCGAAAAGGTGTCCGGAAACTCATCCAACCTGATAGATGCTGCATCAAAGACTAGAGCAGATCAAATGCGCATAGCAGCTGTCATGTTGCAACAATTAGAGGCTTCAGGTCAGTCCACCTCGGAACAGTCATCAGCGATAAAAAATCGAATTATCGAGTCAATGATTGCGTTGCAAGATCAATTCGAGTCTATTGATTACGAGAAATTTAATCATCTTAAAGGCAATGATCCAGATGCTGGAGAAAGGAAGCTCGAAAATGACTTTAAGCTAGCTGAGGACTGGCATGCCAAGAGACAAAGAATAAGGAAATCTAGCATTTACGGCAAGCTACCAAATTGGGACTTATGTTCAGTCATCGCTAAGAATGGCTCTGATCTTCCTCAAGAGGCTTTCGCATGTCAGCTTATTACAATGATCTCCAATATATGGACAACCAAACAAATACCCCTGTGGAcaaagagaatgaaaattttgataACAAGTGCGAATACTGGTTTAGTTGAGACAATAACTAACGCAATCTCGATCCACTCTATTAAGAAGTCATTGACTGAGATTTCAATTCGAGCTGGCGAAAATACTAAGGGCCGCATATTCACCCTCAAAGATTACTTCGAAAAACTATTTGGGGATCCGTCCTCAGCTGCCTATAGGTGTGCACAAGAAAATTTTGCTAGAAGTTTGGCCTCATATTCGATTATCTGTTACGTTTTGCAAATTAAAGACAGACACAACGGAAACATTATGCTTGACGATGAAGGTCATATCATACACATAGATTTTGGATTTCTTCTATCGAACTCACCCGGTAGTCTTGGCTTCGAAGCTGCTCCATTCAAACTCACCATGGAATATGTTGATCTTTTGGATGGTCCGGAAAGTGAACTATTCCAGTATTTCAAAAAGTTATGCAAGGACTGCTTTAAAGCATTGAGAGAGGAGAGCGATCGTATTATCAATATGGTTGAAATTATGCAAAAAGATTCAAGTCTCCCTTGCTTTAACAATGGCGACAATACCAGTGTTCTTCTTAAGAACCGATTGCAACCCCAAttgaaagatgaagagatcGACAGCTTCGTTGAGGTTTCGCTCATAGGAAAAAGTTTGGGCAGCATGTATACCAGACTATACGATCAATTTCAGTTGATTACGCAGGGAATATATAGTTAG
- the OBPA gene encoding oxysterol-binding protein OSH6 produces MVLGRLKNKIGVSDASSAPTEGDDIGSENQSILMGIISQLRPGCDLTRITLPTFILERKSMLERITNAFHTPQILFEANSTSDDMQRFLLVVKWYLSSWHIAPKAVKKPLNPILGEVFSCFWDDLPDQSTGYYVAEQTCHHPPESSYFYMVPEKKIRADGVVIPRSKFLGNSSAAMMEGIAHLTLGEHENEVYSMTQPNVYCRGILFGKLKMELGDHMLIKCESLELEADIEFKTKGFISGDYDVIEGTVKDSRTGKILYTITGKWNGVMEIQETKGSKEEFLDTREIKTYPPQVKPMEEQLPHESRKLWDSTTRALGENDHKTATDEKFKIEEEQRRKARERAESGIPFEPKLFRKDDENEVPFIINAAIDVVNDTSEEMKYKLNSLFRIVPQDRS; encoded by the coding sequence ATGGTTTTGGGTCGATTAAAGAATAAGATTGGTGTTTCAGATGCTTCGTCTGCGCCTACAGAGGGAGATGATATTGGTTCAGAAAATCAATCGATTCTTATGGGAATCATCTCCCAATTGCGGCCTGGTTGTGATTTGACAAGAATCACATTGCCAACGTTCATCTTAGAAAGAAAATCGATGTTGGAGCGTATTACGAACGCTTTCCATACTCCTCAAATCCTATTTGAAGCAAATTCTACCTCTGACGATATGCAacgttttcttcttgtcgtcaAATGGTACTTATCTAGTTGGCATATTGCCCCCAAAGCAGTCAAGAAACCGCTCAACCCGATTTTGGGTGAGGtgttttcttgcttttggGATGACCTTCCGGATCAGTCTACTGGCTATTACGTGGCCGAACAGACTTGCCACCACCCACCGGAGTCGTCGTACTTTTATATGGTTcctgagaagaagatacGGGCCGACGGTGTTGTCATACCCAGATCGAAATTTTTGGGGAATTCATCTGCGGCGATGATGGAAGGAATCGCTCACTTGACCCTAGGCGAGCACGAGAACGAAGTATATTCAATGACACAACCCAATGTCTATTGTCGTGGTattctctttggcaagcTAAAAATGGAACTCGGTGACCATATGCTAATCAAATGTGAGAGTTTGGAGTTAGAAGCAGACATTGAATTTAAAACCAAAGGTTTCATTTCTGGAGATTACGACGTGATCGAAGGGACTGTGAAAGATTCAAGAACGGGGAAGATTTTATACACTATCACAGGCAAATGGAATGGTGTTATGGAGATTCAAGAGACCAAAGGCTCAAAGGAGGAATTTCTTGATACTAGAGAAATTAAGACATACCCACCTCAGGTTAAGCCAATGGAGGAGCAACTTCCTCATGAGTCGCGTAAATTATGGGACAGCACAACACGAGCTCTCGGGGAGAATGATCACAAGACTGCTACTGatgaaaagttcaagattgaggaagagcagagaaggaaagcaagagaaagagcTGAAAGTGGCATACCGTTTGAGCCTAAGCTTTTCCGCAAGGATGACGAGAATGAGGTCcctttcatcatcaacgcCGCTATCGATGTGGTCAATGACACTTCAGAGGAAATGAAGTACAAGTTGAATTCTCTATTCAGAATCGTGCCGCAAGATAGATCTTGA
- the MAS2 gene encoding mitochondrial-processing protease subunit alpha produces the protein MLSRSARFYSRKLSTSASPIQITKLANGLRVVTDSTPGHFSALGAYIDAGSRYENEHTSGHSHIMDRLAFKSTSKRSGKQMMDELARLGGNYMCGAQRESIMYQASVFNKDVNKMFDCIAETIREPQLTAPEIAEAGDTVEYELGELIHKHDLFLPEILHAAAYPGNTLGMPLHGSPDSLRSLTPEGIASFHKNFYTPENTVVAMVGVDHQEVLKMVESRLGDWKSSGAPIKHEKPVYKGGEIALPYQEPLYSNLPKLVHMQIAFETEGLLSEDLYALATLQKLLGGGSSFSAGGPGKGMFSRLFRVLNQYPFVENCSCFNHAYTDSGLFGITISCYLGHGEYMAQVAAHEFAKVLETDISKGGITSQEFRRAKNQLISSLLMNVESKLAALEDIGRQVQCQGKVTTVDEMVAKIEALSIDDVRKVAQKVFSGIGNGKKQSQPSVAIQGNREEIGDVEYVLRYFGLGAWDTPAPPHPRDYSKEGKSTLKEWFS, from the coding sequence atgctttcaagaagtgcAAGATTCTATCTGAGAAAGCTTTCAACGTCAGCTTCGCCCATCCAAATTACAAAGCTTGCAAATGGGCTAAGAGTGGTGACAGACTCGACCCCAGGGCATTTTTCCGCTCTAGGAGCATACATAGACGCTGGGCTGAGGTACGAGAATGAACACACCTCGGGCCATTCTCATATAATGGACCGTTTGGCATTCAAAAGCACGCTGAAAAGAAGCGGGAAACAGATGATGGACGAATTGGCTCGTTTAGGTGGGAACTACATGTGTGGTGCTCAGAGAGAGTCTATCATGTACCAGGCACTGGTTTTCAATAAGGACGTGAACAAGATGTTTGATTGCATCGCAGAGACCATTCGTGAACCTCAGCTCACGGCTCCGGAAATTGCCGAGGCTGGGGACACAGTTGAGTATGAGTTGGGGGAGCTTATACATAAGCACGACTTGTTTCTTCCAGAGATCTTGCATGCTGCTGCTTATCCAGGGAACACCTTGGGCATGCCATTGCACGGGCTGCCAGACTCGTTGCGGAGTCTAACTCCAGAGGGTATTGCGTCTTTTCATAAAAATTTCTACACACCAGAAAACACTGTTGTGGCGATGGTGGGAGTAGACCACCAAGAGGTGTTAAAGATGGTGGAACTGCGTCTAGGTGACTGGAAGAGCCTGGGGGCCCCAATCAAACATGAGAAGCCTGTTTACAAAGGAGGCGAGATCGCCTTGCCTTACCAGGAACCACTCTACAGTAACTTGCCAAAACTTGTGCACATGCAAATTGCATTCGAAACAGAGGGCTTGCTCAGCGAGGACCTATATGCTTTGGCTACCCTCCAAAAGTTGCTTGGCGGtggctcttccttctctgccGGTGGCCCTGGTAAAGGTATGTTCCTGAGACTTTTCAGAGTGTTGAACCAATACCCATTTGTTGAAAACTGCCTGTGCTTCAATCATGCCTACACCGACCTGGGACTTTTTGGCATCACCATCTCATGCTACTTGGGACATGGTGAGTACATGGCTCAGGTTGCCGCTCACGAGTTCGCCAAAGTTTTGGAGACTGACATAAGCAAAGGTGGTATCACCTCGCAAGAGTTCCGCAGGGCCAAGAACCAGCTCATCTCGTCATTGCTCATGAACGTTGAGAGCAAGCTTGCAGCGCTCGAAGATATCGGCCGTCAAGTGCAATGCCAGGGTAAGGTCACAACGGTTGATGAGATGGTGGCTAAAATTGAGGCGCTTCTGATAGACGACGTGCGTAAGGTTGCGCAGAAAGTGTTCTCAGGAATTGGAAATGGAAAGAAGCAAAGCCAACCTTCGGTGGCAATTCAGGGCAACCGTGAAGAGATCGGAGACGTCGAATACGTCTTGCGGTATTTTGGTCTTGGTGCCTGGGATACTCCCgctcctcctcatcctcgaGACTAcagcaaagaaggcaaatCTACACTCAAAGAGTGGTTTTCATAG
- the RMT2 gene encoding protein-arginine N5-methyltransferase, whose product MSDLHDLCKFASRPITSKALDELKHYLKAGIPATYTIEEAYNYTHGIDEDASTTTTPLHLIATHVPKNLSEDEMNVANDMVTVLFEYGAGWCLTDVNGDTPGCILIKRGLKETPLYKQIVDAGVRAELLLRKVSEFDMEVLSDDEVPELVDTEKASLETGLDAEVETGNDAAENTKAEAEEEETKSQTEKEAVDETNDPSFNQKAYLESKLEYKDDALITEEGKDGVMMSWETDIMRIGCETLFKTAEDAKDVNVLNIGFGMGIIDTMINNKKPTKHYICEGHPDVLKKMREEGWFNKPNVVVLEGRWQDQLTLLLSSGQVYFDGIYYDTFSEHYQDMLELFDFVVGLLKPSGVFSFFNGLGADRQVIYEVYKKLVEIDLGNYGLQVTFKEVQIPQETLKKGNEKDESVWDDIRRPYWSCPVYYHPEATFQEI is encoded by the coding sequence ATGTCTGATCTTCACGATCTCTGCAAGTTTGCGTCTAGACCAATTACTAGCAAAGCTCTAGATGAGCTAAAGCATTACTTAAAAGCAGGCATTCCTGCCACTTACACCATTGAAGAGGCGTACAACTACACACACGGCATTGATGAGGATGCCCTGACTACCACTACTCCATTGCATCTTATAGCAACTCATGTTCCCAAAAAtctttctgaagatgagatGAATGTTGCGAATGACATGGTTACGGTGCTTTTCGAGTATGGTGCAGGCTGGTGTCTTACTGACGTGAATGGAGATACGCCTGGATGCATACTCATCAAAAGAGGTTTGAAGGAGACGCCTTTGTACAAGCAGATTGTCGATGCTGGAGTTCGCGCCGAGTTGCTCTTGCGGAAGGTAAGTGAATTTGACATGGAAGTCCTTAGCGATGACGAGGTTCCTGAACTTGTCGACACAGAAAAGGCATCTCTTGAGACTGGATTAGATGCAGAGGTGGAGACTGGAAATGATGCTGCTGAGAACACAAAAGCTGAggctgaggaggaggaaacGAAATCTCaaacagaaaaagaggctGTCGATGAGACGAATGATCCATCGTTCAACCAAAAGGCATACCTTGAGTCCAAGCTAGAGTACAAGGACGATGCCTTGATCACTGAGGAGGGCAAAGACGGCGTTATGATGTCCTGGGAAACCGATATCATGAGAATAGGCTGTGAGACACTATTCAAAACTGCTGAAGACGCAAAAGATGTCAACGTACTCAATATTGGTTTTGGTATGGGCATTATCGATACAATGATCAACAATAAGAAACCTACGAAACATTACATTTGTGAAGGCCACCCTGAtgttctcaagaagatgagggAAGAGGGCTGGTTCAACAAGCCCAACGTTGTCGTTCTCGAGGGCCGCTGGCAAGATCAACTAACGCTCTTACTTAGCTCTGGCCAGGTTTACTTTGATGGCATCTACTACGACACTTTCTCTGAACACTATCAAGACATgcttgaactctttgactttgttgTCGGGCTCCTCAAACCTAGCGGtgtcttctccttctttaaCGGTTTAGGTGCTGACAGACAGGTGATATACGAGGTgtacaagaagttggtcGAGATTGATTTGGGCAACTATGGTCTTCAGGTTACTTTCAAGGAGGTCCAAATCCCACAGGaaactttgaagaaaggtAACGAGAAAGACGAGAGTGTGTGGGACGACATCAGAAGGCCATACTGGCTGTGCCCCGTGTACTACCATCCGGAGGCTACATTTCAGGAAATTTAA